From Natrinema salaciae, the proteins below share one genomic window:
- a CDS encoding RNA ligase family protein: MKTFPSIPRVADAPDGLFEKGHLWLLEKVDGANFRFQLRESGLIRFGDRNRVYDDPETVPEPYQHAVRHVRSNLDRAALRDAVDDVETLVFFGEAMHQHAIDYDWERTPSVLGFDVWSAQKDSFYPVDTVERIFDRIGLQSVNVFERERRARDFDPDSYSIPQSVWYDGPAEGVVVRNKRSQRAKLLHPSFREVDETIPVDASASELAERYATERRFEKLASKLEDQERPVTFETLYERVLEDIVREEHKRLYHGDTSVDTKTFRSEVGALTQQFLND, encoded by the coding sequence ATGAAGACGTTTCCATCGATTCCTCGCGTCGCGGACGCTCCCGACGGTCTTTTCGAGAAGGGACACCTGTGGCTCCTCGAGAAGGTCGACGGAGCGAACTTTCGCTTCCAACTCCGGGAGTCGGGACTGATACGATTCGGCGATCGGAATCGTGTCTACGATGACCCGGAAACCGTTCCCGAGCCGTATCAACACGCTGTTCGCCACGTGAGATCGAACCTCGACCGAGCGGCGCTCCGGGATGCCGTCGACGATGTCGAGACCCTCGTTTTCTTCGGCGAGGCGATGCACCAGCACGCAATCGACTACGACTGGGAGCGGACGCCATCGGTTCTCGGATTCGACGTCTGGTCCGCCCAGAAAGACAGTTTCTACCCGGTCGATACCGTCGAGCGGATATTCGATCGGATCGGTCTCCAGTCGGTGAACGTCTTCGAACGGGAACGCCGCGCTCGAGATTTCGACCCGGATTCGTATTCGATCCCCCAATCCGTATGGTACGACGGCCCTGCCGAGGGAGTCGTCGTCCGAAACAAACGCAGCCAGCGGGCGAAGCTGCTCCATCCCTCGTTTCGCGAGGTCGACGAGACGATTCCAGTCGACGCCTCCGCGAGTGAATTAGCCGAGAGATATGCGACGGAGCGTCGGTTCGAAAAACTCGCGAGCAAGCTCGAGGATCAGGAGCGTCCCGTCACGTTCGAAACGCTTTACGAGCGCGTCCTCGAGGATATCGTTCGCGAAGAACACAAACGGCTCTATCACGGCGACACATCGGTCGACACGAAGACGTTCCGATCAGAAGTCGGTGCGCTCACGCAGCAATTCCTCAACGACTGA
- a CDS encoding amidohydrolase family protein has product MEEQKQAVSSVDDFTVIDTDLHLTEQQEDILPYLEEPFNKVLNVNNQEKRGQVEGGYLSQLYPSAGHLTPTDTGRAETDDVRSPEDVERAMELLSLDDAILTPGLNLRLGLVHHDELAAGFMTAYNNWIMDTILDEGYHGSMVVTPQKPEKSAEEIDRLTSESQIKAVMIPGGGVHPPLGREKYFPIYEAAEDAGLPVMIHNAATGIVGNYPIQWRGTKRYIEVHVPYHSAEQMWHLSTMLTNGVPVRFPDLDFVIQESGIGWIPYFMRRYDNEYGKKQNDAPLLEKRPSDYIRDQFFFTSQPTEGIDDPEYLCHTIRMFSGAENLMFSTDYPHYDFDYTDALLSSLRTEFNADEIQNIYGQTAANVFDL; this is encoded by the coding sequence ATGGAGGAACAAAAACAGGCAGTCTCCTCAGTCGATGACTTCACAGTCATAGATACTGATCTCCATCTGACGGAACAGCAGGAAGACATCCTACCATACCTCGAAGAACCGTTCAACAAGGTTCTCAACGTCAACAATCAGGAAAAACGAGGACAAGTAGAGGGCGGATATCTGAGCCAGTTGTACCCTTCCGCAGGCCACCTCACTCCAACTGATACCGGTCGAGCCGAGACTGACGACGTTCGGAGTCCCGAAGACGTTGAGCGCGCGATGGAACTACTCAGTCTTGATGACGCCATCCTCACGCCTGGCCTGAATCTCCGCCTCGGGTTGGTCCACCACGACGAACTCGCAGCAGGATTCATGACCGCATACAATAATTGGATCATGGATACGATTCTCGATGAAGGGTACCACGGTTCGATGGTTGTCACACCACAGAAGCCCGAAAAATCAGCCGAGGAAATTGATCGACTGACTAGTGAATCCCAAATAAAGGCGGTTATGATTCCTGGCGGTGGTGTCCACCCTCCGCTAGGCCGCGAGAAATATTTCCCTATTTACGAAGCCGCCGAGGACGCCGGGCTCCCAGTGATGATTCATAATGCTGCGACTGGCATCGTTGGTAACTACCCTATCCAGTGGCGCGGCACGAAACGCTATATCGAGGTCCATGTTCCTTACCACTCTGCCGAACAGATGTGGCACCTATCAACTATGCTCACGAACGGCGTCCCGGTCCGCTTCCCTGACCTTGATTTCGTCATTCAGGAGTCCGGAATTGGATGGATTCCGTACTTCATGCGGCGGTACGACAACGAGTACGGCAAAAAGCAGAACGACGCGCCCTTGCTGGAAAAGCGCCCAAGCGACTACATTCGCGACCAGTTTTTCTTCACCAGCCAACCGACTGAAGGGATCGATGATCCTGAATACCTTTGTCACACTATTCGGATGTTCAGCGGTGCCGAGAACCTCATGTTCTCAACCGACTATCCCCACTACGACTTTGACTACACCGATGCACTGCTGAGTTCACTCCGCACCGAGTTCAACGCCGATGAGATACAGAATATCTACGGCCAGACTGCTGCAAACGTATTCGATCTATGA
- a CDS encoding ArsR/SmtB family transcription factor, translating to MGVDQNAQIDQNVVDAISSLGNAHRLQILLALDNADREHQESWYTMSFTELYNAVDVGSSSQFSYHLDRLVDQFVSETPDGYRLTYSGHKIVRTVLSEVYESTSTFEDTSVSGVCLFCDGSSLLATLDAEQFRVRCTSCDAILVTDFFPQSQTRGRTSSEIIESFGYRIWSMYVQLRGDVCPECFGPVETGVDVYEHTGKTVHLHVSSCRECRHRISLPVEVPVAFHPTVLYSFWEHDISLLDVPLWEFFEYITTDVIATDIIADDPFAATFDVTLGDEPLRLSMDDTATVTLEQSADDGATE from the coding sequence ATGGGAGTGGACCAAAACGCTCAGATCGATCAGAACGTGGTCGACGCGATCAGCTCGCTCGGAAACGCCCATCGGTTGCAAATATTACTGGCATTGGACAACGCGGATCGAGAACATCAAGAGTCGTGGTATACGATGTCCTTTACCGAACTGTACAACGCAGTCGATGTCGGGAGCTCGTCCCAATTTTCGTATCACCTCGACCGGCTCGTCGACCAGTTCGTCAGTGAGACTCCCGACGGCTACCGACTGACGTATAGCGGTCACAAAATCGTTCGGACGGTCCTCTCCGAGGTGTACGAGAGTACGTCGACGTTCGAAGACACGTCGGTATCCGGTGTCTGTCTGTTCTGTGACGGATCGTCACTGTTAGCGACGCTCGACGCCGAACAGTTCCGCGTTCGCTGCACCTCGTGCGACGCGATCCTCGTTACCGACTTCTTCCCGCAGAGTCAAACGCGTGGCCGGACATCGTCGGAGATCATCGAGAGCTTCGGCTACCGCATCTGGAGTATGTACGTTCAGCTACGAGGGGACGTTTGCCCCGAGTGTTTCGGCCCGGTGGAGACGGGTGTCGACGTGTACGAACATACCGGGAAAACGGTTCATCTCCACGTCAGTTCGTGTCGTGAATGCCGACACAGAATCAGCTTGCCGGTCGAAGTGCCGGTCGCGTTCCACCCGACAGTGCTCTACTCGTTCTGGGAGCACGACATTTCGCTACTGGACGTTCCACTGTGGGAATTTTTCGAGTATATTACAACGGATGTGATCGCGACTGATATCATCGCTGACGATCCGTTCGCTGCGACGTTCGACGTGACGCTGGGCGACGAGCCGCTTCGTCTCAGCATGGACGATACAGCGACGGTCACACTCGAACAGTCCGCTGACGATGGAGCCACTGAGTAG